In Sebastes umbrosus isolate fSebUmb1 chromosome 7, fSebUmb1.pri, whole genome shotgun sequence, the sequence cagagagaagaagaaaaaaaagagaaaaaagcatTTGCACAAGGCTGGTAAGAATAAAACCTTTTCAGAGCGGTGCCTTATTTCAGGTTGACATCAGTTTTGTGACTCCATACCTGATAGTTGCGTACGCCATCCCAGCAGTCAGTCTGATCAGGTAAAGCCTTCAGATCTTCAATCCCGAACTGCACAATGAAACCAGACGCATCAGACGAGTGCAGTGGCCCACTcacatttccccccccccaaaacaacaaactgtgcTGATGAGGCTCCGTACCTTCATGTCGATGCCGTTCTCAAAGCGGCTCTCGGGCTCAGACTTCATCAGCCAGCGACCGTACTGTGGACATTCTGAGCTCTCCTTCTTTTCTCCAGACTCAGCAGAAGCTGCAGCTTTCCTCTTCCTGCCGACCGTTTCACCATCATCACCTTTGCCTGTTGTTTCAGTAATAATCGTCACTAACATACCAGATAAGAAGTTTTACTCTGTGACTTCATTTACTCACCTGAATTTGCTGTTCTTTTGCTCACTCTGGCCCTTTTCTTTGGTGGCATCTCTATAAAGAAACATGTTTAAAACATGAAGCCTTGTCCATAACAGGGTTGGgtgatataatgatatataccTTGATGATAATGATATCAAATTGTCTACCATTCTTATTATTCGTACCATAGTTGCTGTCCTCCAACATCTCTAGGTGTATTATATACACCATTAATAAGGTCTATCATGTATTTTTGCATCAATGTAATGAAGCACTTTGGTATTTGTTTTGCTGGATTAGCCAAAAACAAAAGACACTACTGACTGGTCATTTCATCCATTAACAATTTctcaattcatttttttccaaagaaatgTACTACATCACACTATATATTGATACTGTAATATGAAATTATACACACTGTGATAGAGAATGTGATCCAGACTGTCAACACataatccacaaaaatacatttttcaacatatgccactatggctgcaactaacaactaTTTCTACTAGATGTTCATAATATGCAGATTATTTTTAAGATATTAAtagttttgtctataaaatgtcagaaacaaaaaaagtctaaaatcaATGTCTCCCAAAaccaaaatatattcagttttataaTCATAGAATAATAATTAGGAAGATATTCACATTGATAAATCATACCTGTAGCAGTGCTCTACAGGTGAGTGTCCAGCAATCAAAACACGCGGATAAACCAACAACATGTGACGTCAACAAACTTATTGGTGCACTTGATTTAAGTGCCAGCTACTCCCGTTTGTGTTGTAACAGCTATTTCTCCATCTCCAACATGCAACGAGTGAACCATAACCTAGTTTGGGACTGAGTCGTCCAATGCATTGAAGTCTTTTCTCTTATGGAAccgaaaaataatgttttaaaacaCTTGCTATAAAGCATAAATATTACCTTTGTGTCGTTTGTTCAAGGAAGTTTTCTAGTGCGACGTCTTCTTTGTCGCATCTAAACTATAACAGGCTCAATACTGCCCCCTTGAGGCCGGAGGGCAGGATTACATGTTGATTTTATCCCCAGACAGCCACAAGAGGCAACAACGAGCCCATTACACACTCGAAAACCATGACTGtataaagacaataataataatgttattatcaAGCCCAAAGGAAATGCACATCATAGACAGCAGAATGcaatgaaacataaataattgaataaaaaacaatagaatgggaaaataaagaaacaagcatatacatatacatattcatacaattacatatgcacatactaacacatcagcacacaagcatacaaaagACTATCAAGCAACAAGCGAccatagacattttttttatttttttttgttttattatttcaaaatgacaatatacatagtaacagcagaaaacattaaaatcatttacatacagaagaagcatagcgaaaacataaacaaagagctgtgccaaacataaaaaggacaacagaaatgaaacaaaaccaacataaaattaaaaaaagaccacgcaagagtatgacaataatttcacttaaaaacattaaagacatcgcatacattcattgttttcattgtttttttttgttatgtgaggaataaattgttgacagatatagatccatttctttcataagtacaaagaaattaggctgaCCACCACTTacaaaagttaaagagtgacatagatgtaaactgttccttctgcgaatcacatcctgaaacttgctctcatttattctagtcctgtaaatttacatgtgaattgtggaaagataattttatacttgttaacattttctcagattttgcactgtattatagaaatattatatttggctgctatgattacagtgacaaagacagtaatgcattttttcttattaatttaatttgaattctcgcgaagttccacattcacaagtgtaaatctaccaaaaaaaagcctaatttctttgtacttatgaaagaaatggatctatatctgtcaacaatctCTTCCTCACgtaacaaaaaagcaatgaaaacaatgaatgtatgcaatatctttaatgttttaagtgaaattattgtcaaactctcgcgtggtcttttttattattatctacttatttaattattttgattgcgtgttttttttaattttatgttggttttgtttcatttctgttgtccttttgtgtttggcacagctctttgtttatgttttcgcaatgcttcttttgtatgtaaatgtttttgatgttttctgctgttactatgtatactgtaattttgaaattaaaaaaaattaaataaaaataaaaacatcagcAGTAGCTGGCTGCTTGGGGCTATAAAATAAtcgcaaaaataaaaaagataaataattttgtgtatgttaatgtttttaatgttttccgctgttactatgtatactgtaattttgaaataaaaataaataaataaaaaaaaaaaaaacagaccaaagactaaactacatttcccagcaGTACCTGGGAGTAACTACACTCCGGAGCACAAGACAACGCTGGCGGTAATGACGCTGGTTGCCAACCACCGTTAAAacccaagaagaagaagaagagcaagcCGAGGTGGTGGGCATGTCTAGAAGGCAACTCTCGCGATACTCGTTGTCCGAGATCAATAGGCTAACcataaccatctcgcgagagttcccccaatttgctggttcccttctagacccGACCAGCAGAGGCAGCAGCGGCCGGTGTTTGTGACATAACCCGGACAAACAGATCACATCACACTGTGGAGGTAAACATGGCGACTGTAGGACCTTTAGGAAGGATTGCCAGACTGAGCTCCAGCATCTGCAGGAACCATCGATTCATTAATATCAACAGGAGCCCACAGAGACGAGGAATAGCTTCTTGTGTCGACCGTAAGTCCAGAAAAAGAGAACTCTTATATGACAGATGTGCACCTGGTGACCATAACTGAACTTTGTCAGCTAACAGACCACTTTAACTGCTCTCTAACATCCATATGTTTGAGTAAAACAAGATAaaactttaatatttaatattaaattatatctataataatataataaaataaaataccttGCTGTCATTGGTTAGTTTTGCACCTCCCCTCTTCTTAGGCAGATTGTGTGATgtgttaaaggggacctattgtgcGTTTACTGTTTTTTcgctttcctttagtgtgttatatagtttatttataaattttaaattttaaaatgttaaactatttatatgtagttattttgtgcatgtaaaaggtctgctaGTTTAGGACGCCCTCAAACAGAGCTAgatagagcggagctggagcggagtccgaagagtttggctcggttgaccaatcatagcAAACCTGAGTTGAATTATTTGATATTTAAAtcagtggtctcaaactcaatttactcaatttcttcttcttcttgtactacaaacagaaactgagcgcagttggagctaataactgttgaaccacagaacttttactgacattactgcaacgccgaaaagagaaaatatatctgagtcgatttgtgtgaacaaacattgaaaagatcgaggcagagagaagttgaacttggtcctggccgctcagcatcgctgagagactggaccaatcacagctgttgcggtctgcgtcgccgcgatgtgtagttacatttctggcgaggtgcacgtcaggctacggcgtcgattcaacgcagaagtataaatcaagctttaatcaagcttatgcgatgttacacgggcgccgccatagttgttgtgaaatgtttctctgcttgcatcaagcccggccgattgcccgcccccgggagccatataccccgctgtgattggtaggttcgttcagctcgggctcgcgcaacaaagggaccttccacaCACAACGCGGCAAAgtgccattcacataaaactcgtgggccgcactaacattaaactttcatatcaaggtgggggccacaaaatatcgtcttgcgggccgcaattggcccgcgAGCCGAGGTTGAGACCCCTGATTTAAATGATATATTAGTCAAGAGGCTACAGGCTTTCCTCACTGTTTGCTAGTTTCTTATTTACATATGCTCTATTTGCTAGTTACTCCCCATGAACCTACACATGTCTTCAGCAGAGAGCACTGTTACAGCCCTTGTTGAGTCCCCAAGGTCCTTAAATTGTCAacatacagagacacaaataTAGCCAAGATATAAGTATAACAAAGCAAATGCAATTCATATTTAACAATACATATAAGTTAAACTCTAGAAATGTGAGATCATCATTAAATGTTTATGACTGATTATCCATAGTAATGATATTAGTAAGTCATAGTAATAATTAAACTGGTTGAATTGTTTTCAAAGTGGGTGCTAGGCCCTTGCACCTTAtatgttctttatttattagatAAGGAGTGTCTATATATAAATTGCAGATTCATGCCAAATGAACAcccaaaatgaaataaatatatcaaatacaaataaaaatctgaacttattacttacttattttctggtttctttactcctctatgacagtaaactgaaaatctgtgtgaaaagtgtgttttgttcAACCAAAGCACTCAAAATGTTGGAAATTTAAAGACATCTGTAACCTTTAGAATATAAAGCAACCATGCACATACTACACCTGTATCTGTTGGCATATTATTTCATCTATATGGACCATATGTTTCCTTCTCTTCTGTTGACAGCTGCTCATGGACTCACAGATGAACAGAAGGAGTTTCAAAAAGTGGCCTTTGACTTTGCAGCCAATGAAATGACTCCACACATGGCAGAGTGGGACCAAAAGGTATGTTGGAGCAAggcatacactgtatataagtaAGATGATGTCATAATCTTTGGCCAGAGAATAGATACCCTCTGTAAATGCAAACATCATTTGAAGTATTCCTGAGTGAGCATCTGTAGAAGATCCAGTTTCCGTATGGAGACGACAAAAGTCCCACATCCTAAAATTAAGCCATCATTACTGTCATTTTCAAATGATTGGCTTGATAGGAGGCACTTCTGCACCGCCATCATCCATAACTGTGAAGTACTTGTAAGTCTTGATGCTgatatattcacttttaacagtctcttctgcactatattcacttttaacagtctcttctgcactatattcactttttaatagtcctgtatcacagctgttaccctgcactatattcacttttaacagttttcttcatctccttgtatttttatatctggtatatttgtactttgtactactaacttttttactgcctttttaataacatattgttgcactatggaactgtgatgctggaaacttgaatttccctcggaatcaataaagttactatctatctatctatctatctatctatctatctacctacctacctacctacctacctacctacctacctacctacctacctacctacctatctacctatctatctatctgataTGATATATTACATCATTCTTTGTCCATAgtttaacatcatcatcatttatatgttaatttttttcccccaggaaATATTCCCAGTAGAGACGATGCGAAAGGCAGCCCAGTTGGGGTTCGGTGGGATCTACGTTCAGCCGGATGTCGGAGGATCGGGTCTTTCTCGGCTGGACACATCGGTCATCTTTGAGGCCTTGTCTACAGGATGTGTCAGCACCACAGCTTACATCAGTATCCACAAGTACGGAGCCCTCATActgcaactaaaatatgatgaaaagaCTAATTATTTTGGTTGTTTGTATGTCAAGAGGATGGATTTCTTCGGTAAAAGCTGACTTGAGACTGGTTGTGTGCAGCTCAAATAACCAAATTTGCTGGATCAATTGCCAgttttgtgtctgaaagggttcGTTACAGGTCAATTTTGTGAGGTGGTTAGAATACATATATTGTAGTTACATCTACATCTAAGTTTAAACAACATATAATAGGAATTAAAACAGGGATTTGTTGGGAAATTCATCCAAACGGAAACGTGATTTTCATCAAATAATCTCAAACCAAAAATcaattagactttttttctcaggtGTATTTGGTATTTTGCTTTTTGATCTTGTGAAATCAAATAAGTAAATGAATTCCAGGTACACTATAATGATAGCTGTGAcatatattttctttgttttcgaCTGCAAATTGTCAGTATGCTCCTTTCTTTGCAGCATGTGTGCCTGGATAATCGACACCTTTGGCAATACTGAGCAGAGGGAGAAGTTCTGTCCCGATCTCTGTTCGATGGAAAAGTTTGCTTCCTATTGTCTCACTGAACCAGGTCAGTCTTTATATGGGAAATACAAAATAAGGATAGTAATATATCCATAATTAGTTGTCTACTTCAGCTAAAGATCAACAACACAATAACCCTGTGATTGTTGATTCCAGGCAGCGGCAGTGATGCTGCTTCACTTCTGACCACTGCACAGCTGAAAGGTGACCAGTACATCTTGAATGGGTCTAAGGTAATTTCATGTGGTGTTCAGGCCTATATGACCGTAAATACTTTCTTTAAATAGACAACAGTGAGCCAGAAATATGTCTCGTCTCTTCATGACCTTTCAGGCCTTCATCAgcggaggaggagaaacagacgTCTATGTTGTGATGTGCAGAACAGGAGGTAAAGGAGCCAAAGGCATCTCCTGTTTGGTGGTAGAGAAAGGAACTCCGGGCCTCAATTttggaaaaaaggaaaagaaggtATACAGTTCATTGGTGTTGGATTATTTTGCTCTGTAGCTAATGTTTGCAGataaccactagatggcagaaGTGAGTCACAGTCTCTCTACTGTATTTATCAATCTGCTCTCCAGGTGGGTTGGAACTCGCAGCCGACCAGGGCGGTGATATTTGAGGACTGTGCCGTTCCGGTGGCCAACCGGCTCGGCGAGGAAGGACAAGGATTCAGCATAGCCATGAAAGGCCTGAATGGAGGCAGGATTAATATTGGTGAGGAAGAAAACACTCTCCCAAGTAGTTACCACTTTATTGTACAATAGTTAATGATACCCAAATATGTAATGTATTCCCATAGCTAGAGAAAATGATGAGAATCATCctgataatggaaataattaaatcaaaatatagATTTTCTGTAGATGTGAATAATTGTTTTGTAAACGGTAGTGAGTCAGTCTTCTAAGCAGGTGCAGATTTGTGCATAATTAATGTGCATATTGTTAAAAAAGTGGAGTCTTGAGGTGGTTAAATGTGAGACTATGTAACTTTTTCAAGaggaaataacacattcatcttttttgttcattaaacattttattcaaaaGCAGTAAAACCCAACTTTGCTTAATTCAATACATTCAACtttacttggtctggtatgacaaGTAGTAGCTTGTGGCAGCTAGTGTTAGATAACGTTAGCAAACTTTAGATAATAGATAATAGAATAATAGACTGCTGTGTAAATGACATTAGAGTATATGTTTGCTAATGATATGATGTTCTAACATCGCCTGTTGTTGCAAAAAAATTACATACTTTTGCTTTAAGGGCAAAAAAATATCCAGGTGACATACAACAGTTTTTATATAAACACTCTTCCAACAGCATCCTGTTCTCTTGGGGCAGCGCATGCCAGTGTACAGCTGGCGAGGGATCATCTGTTAGTACGCAAGCAGTTTGGAGAAACGCTCTCCAACAACCAGGTAAGAAGCTCATACAAGGATCCAAGATCCAAAGTATTTAATCAAAGTTATCTTGAATTcgtccttccctctctccctgtctgtgtttatgtgtgtagtTTCTTCAGTTCAAACTGGCAGAAATGGCCACCAAGCTGGTT encodes:
- the acad8 gene encoding isobutyryl-CoA dehydrogenase, mitochondrial, whose translation is MATVGPLGRIARLSSSICRNHRFININRSPQRRGIASCVDPAHGLTDEQKEFQKVAFDFAANEMTPHMAEWDQKEIFPVETMRKAAQLGFGGIYVQPDVGGSGLSRLDTSVIFEALSTGCVSTTAYISIHNMCAWIIDTFGNTEQREKFCPDLCSMEKFASYCLTEPGSGSDAASLLTTAQLKGDQYILNGSKAFISGGGETDVYVVMCRTGGKGAKGISCLVVEKGTPGLNFGKKEKKVGWNSQPTRAVIFEDCAVPVANRLGEEGQGFSIAMKGLNGGRINIASCSLGAAHASVQLARDHLLVRKQFGETLSNNQFLQFKLAEMATKLVASRLMVREAATALQENRPDAVSLCSMAKLFATDECFDICNQALQMHGGYGYLKDYAVQQFVRDIRVHQILEGTNEVMRMIISRNLLTES